A genome region from Cucurbita pepo subsp. pepo cultivar mu-cu-16 chromosome LG02, ASM280686v2, whole genome shotgun sequence includes the following:
- the LOC111788797 gene encoding organic cation/carnitine transporter 7-like isoform X2, whose product MMEDGGGSSRYTIDEALVSMGFGNFQILVLAYAGMGWASEAMEMMLLSFIGPAVQSAWSLSPHQESLITSVVFAGMLVGAYSWGIVSDKYGRRKGFFITATLTSVAGFLSAFAPNYISLLILRCLVGVGLGGGPVLASWFLEFIPAPERGTWMVVFSTFWTFGTILEASLAWKVMPSLGWRWLLAFSSFPSLLLLIFYQYTPESPRYLCLQGRTSDAAIILEKIARRNRTNLPPGVLVSGHSYAFEEQNIPVEDVHLLSPRQTKVETPRATKSNIVSLSPLLKLLSRELIVSTLLLWVVFFGNAFSYYGLVLLTTELTGKNRCTTTDMHLNEHDDVNYRDVFISSFAELPGLALSAVIVDKLGRKLSMSAMFFLAATFLFPLAFYRVDGLTTSLLFGARICITSTFTVVYIYAPEIYPTSIRTTGVGIASSIGRIGGMVCPLVAVALVKGCHQTAAIILFEIVILLSGICVVLFPFETKGQHLPENVAET is encoded by the exons ATG ATGGAAGATGGAGGTGGAAGTTCGAGGTACACTATTGATGAAGCTCTTGTATCCATGGGTTTTGGGAATTTCCAAATTCTTGTGCTGGCTTATGCTGGGATGGGATGGGCTTCAGAAGCTATGGAAATGATGTTACTCTCTTTTATTGGACCTGCAGTTCAGTCTGCGTGGAGCCTTTCTCCTCATCAAGAGTCCTTGATTACCAGTGTGGTTTTTGCAGGCATGTTAGTTGGGGCCTATTCATGGGGCATAGTTTCTGATAAATACGGACGAAG GAAAGGTTTCTTCATTACAGCAACACTCACTTCTGTTGCTGGATTTCTAAGTGCTTTTGCCCCAAATTATATCTCTTTGTTAATTCTTCGCTGTCTAGTTGGCGTTGGGTTGGGAGGTGGTCCTGTACTTGCTTCCTGGTTCTTGGAATTCATTCCTGCTCCTGAAAGAGGCACTTGGATGGTTGTTTTTTCAACATTCTGGACCTTTGGGACAATCCTTGAGGCTTCATTGGCATGG AAGGTCATGCCAAGCTTAGGTTGGAGGTGGCTTCTcgcattttcttcttttccttcactTCTTCTACTGATCTTCTACCAATATACTCCAGAGTCCCCACGATATCTCTGTTTACAAGGCAGAACAAGTGATGCAGCTAttattttagagaaaatagCACGGCGTAATAGAACAAATCTCCCTCCTGGCGTTCTTGTTTCTGGTCACTCGTATGCTTTTGAGGAGCAAAATATTCCCGTGGAAGATGTACATTTGCTTTCGCCAAGACAAACTAAAGTTGAAACTCCTCGAGCAACAAAATCTAATATAGTGAGTCTCTCTCCATTGTTAAAGCTTCTTTCTCGAGAACTGATTGTGTCTACATTGCTGTTGTGGGTGGTTTTCTTTGGAAATGCATTCTCTTATTATGGCCTCGTGTTGCTGACCACTGAGTTGACTGGGAAGAATAGATGTACGACTACTGATATGCATCTAAATGAACATGATGATGTCAACTACAGAGATGTCTTTATCTCTAGTTTCGCAG agTTACCTGGTCTCGCATTGTCAGCTGTCATTGTTGACAAATTAGGGCGTAAGTTATCGATGTCTGCAATGTTCTTCCTGGCTGCTACATTTCTATTTCCCTTGGCATTTTATCGGGTTGATGGCTTAACAACTAGCCTTTTGTTTGGAGCTCGCATATGCATCACATCTACATTCACAGTTGTCTACATATATGCTCCCGAG ATATATCCGACCTCAATCCGAACAACCGGCGTCGGGATTGCTAGCTCCATTGGAAGAATTGGAGGAATGGTATGCCCTCTCGTGGCAGTAGCTTTGGTTAAAGGATGCCATCAAACAGCGgccattattttgtttgagattgTAATTCTTCTGTCAGGGATCTGTGTTGTGCTCTTCCCATTCGAAACCAAGGGACAACATCTTCCTGAAAATGTAGCTGAGACTTAG
- the LOC111788797 gene encoding organic cation/carnitine transporter 7-like isoform X1, with amino-acid sequence MEMEERSFVIPQEQQQMEDGGGSSRYTIDEALVSMGFGNFQILVLAYAGMGWASEAMEMMLLSFIGPAVQSAWSLSPHQESLITSVVFAGMLVGAYSWGIVSDKYGRRKGFFITATLTSVAGFLSAFAPNYISLLILRCLVGVGLGGGPVLASWFLEFIPAPERGTWMVVFSTFWTFGTILEASLAWKVMPSLGWRWLLAFSSFPSLLLLIFYQYTPESPRYLCLQGRTSDAAIILEKIARRNRTNLPPGVLVSGHSYAFEEQNIPVEDVHLLSPRQTKVETPRATKSNIVSLSPLLKLLSRELIVSTLLLWVVFFGNAFSYYGLVLLTTELTGKNRCTTTDMHLNEHDDVNYRDVFISSFAELPGLALSAVIVDKLGRKLSMSAMFFLAATFLFPLAFYRVDGLTTSLLFGARICITSTFTVVYIYAPEIYPTSIRTTGVGIASSIGRIGGMVCPLVAVALVKGCHQTAAIILFEIVILLSGICVVLFPFETKGQHLPENVAET; translated from the exons ATGGAAATGGAGGAACGCTCATTTGTTATCCCTCAAGAACAACAGCAg ATGGAAGATGGAGGTGGAAGTTCGAGGTACACTATTGATGAAGCTCTTGTATCCATGGGTTTTGGGAATTTCCAAATTCTTGTGCTGGCTTATGCTGGGATGGGATGGGCTTCAGAAGCTATGGAAATGATGTTACTCTCTTTTATTGGACCTGCAGTTCAGTCTGCGTGGAGCCTTTCTCCTCATCAAGAGTCCTTGATTACCAGTGTGGTTTTTGCAGGCATGTTAGTTGGGGCCTATTCATGGGGCATAGTTTCTGATAAATACGGACGAAG GAAAGGTTTCTTCATTACAGCAACACTCACTTCTGTTGCTGGATTTCTAAGTGCTTTTGCCCCAAATTATATCTCTTTGTTAATTCTTCGCTGTCTAGTTGGCGTTGGGTTGGGAGGTGGTCCTGTACTTGCTTCCTGGTTCTTGGAATTCATTCCTGCTCCTGAAAGAGGCACTTGGATGGTTGTTTTTTCAACATTCTGGACCTTTGGGACAATCCTTGAGGCTTCATTGGCATGG AAGGTCATGCCAAGCTTAGGTTGGAGGTGGCTTCTcgcattttcttcttttccttcactTCTTCTACTGATCTTCTACCAATATACTCCAGAGTCCCCACGATATCTCTGTTTACAAGGCAGAACAAGTGATGCAGCTAttattttagagaaaatagCACGGCGTAATAGAACAAATCTCCCTCCTGGCGTTCTTGTTTCTGGTCACTCGTATGCTTTTGAGGAGCAAAATATTCCCGTGGAAGATGTACATTTGCTTTCGCCAAGACAAACTAAAGTTGAAACTCCTCGAGCAACAAAATCTAATATAGTGAGTCTCTCTCCATTGTTAAAGCTTCTTTCTCGAGAACTGATTGTGTCTACATTGCTGTTGTGGGTGGTTTTCTTTGGAAATGCATTCTCTTATTATGGCCTCGTGTTGCTGACCACTGAGTTGACTGGGAAGAATAGATGTACGACTACTGATATGCATCTAAATGAACATGATGATGTCAACTACAGAGATGTCTTTATCTCTAGTTTCGCAG agTTACCTGGTCTCGCATTGTCAGCTGTCATTGTTGACAAATTAGGGCGTAAGTTATCGATGTCTGCAATGTTCTTCCTGGCTGCTACATTTCTATTTCCCTTGGCATTTTATCGGGTTGATGGCTTAACAACTAGCCTTTTGTTTGGAGCTCGCATATGCATCACATCTACATTCACAGTTGTCTACATATATGCTCCCGAG ATATATCCGACCTCAATCCGAACAACCGGCGTCGGGATTGCTAGCTCCATTGGAAGAATTGGAGGAATGGTATGCCCTCTCGTGGCAGTAGCTTTGGTTAAAGGATGCCATCAAACAGCGgccattattttgtttgagattgTAATTCTTCTGTCAGGGATCTGTGTTGTGCTCTTCCCATTCGAAACCAAGGGACAACATCTTCCTGAAAATGTAGCTGAGACTTAG
- the LOC111788951 gene encoding uncharacterized protein LOC111788951, protein MEANVGSDCDISEDEDFDSIEGAKEEKEEVQLNLRLEKLKGIRGKTKPKFTFHSQRRELSCSVIHENRLCSAPISKVHNLSDTFDAVISRSEKYPVAVCVEDFVEEFEDQSDVGPAEKCGNTESSISELLDGLKDKNDPLGCRPGWRSQVGGKMIPIVEKKALVALGDRNADSEDSHTSVDTESSSDHEVNDQKLKLAGPCTKEQSMTDRFEEALVAACMDAERTLSLVPNPLGIGLYGKLQRVVQSEKERETNFLNGLHCSTTPNGCIDVKVLSRYLDAKLTVCSCLFIDVERSALQNGDEAIATEGEKRTVIFSPRVCSNVELEVGNLIRIIPPWKEVTVDHAHNIILSTYFSQLS, encoded by the exons ATGGAGGCAAATGTGGGCTCCGACTGCGACATCTCCG AGGACGAAGATTTTGATTCAATTGAAGGAGCTAAGGAGGAAAAG GAAGAAGTTCAGCTCAATTTGAGACTGGAAAAGCTCAAAG GAATCAGAGGCAAAACGAAACCTAAATTTACGTTTCATTCACAGAGGAGAGAACTATCATGCTCTGTTATTCATGAGAATAGACTCTGCTCAGCTCCCATATCCAAGGTTCATAATTTATCTGACACCTTTGATGCCGTTATATCAAGATCTGAGAAGTATCCAGTTGCAGTATGTGTTGAAGATTTTGTGGAAGAATTTGAAGACCAATCTGACGTAGGACCTGCAGAGAAGTGTGGAAATACTGAAAGTTCAATTTCCGAGCTTTTAGATGGCCTTAAAGATAAGAATGACCCGCTGGGTTGTCGTCCTGGATGG CGTAGCCAAGTTGGAGGGAAAATGATCCCAATTGTTGAGAAGAAAGCTCTTGTTGCACTTGGAGATAGAAATGCTGACAGTGAAGACTCCCATACTTCTGTGGACACGGAATCATCAAGTGACCACGAG GTCAATGATCAAAAGTTGAAGCTTGCTGGCCCATGTACGAAGGAGCAATCGATGACTGATAGATTTGAGGAGGCTTTAGTTGCTGCATGCATGGACGCTGAAAGAACTCTTAGCTTGGTGCCAAATCCATTAGG AATCGGCTTATATGGAAAGTTGCAGCGAGTCGTGCAGagcgaaaaagaaagagagacgAATTTCTTGAATGGGTTACATTGTAGCACAACTCCAAATG GCTGCATCGATGTAAAAGTCCTCTCAAGATACTTGGATGCAAAGTTAACAGTATGCTCTTGCCTCTTTATAGACGTCGAG CGCTCGGCGTTGCAAAATGGCGACGAAGCTATTGCAACTGAAGGTGAGAAAAGGACTGTTATTTTCAGCCCAAGAGTTTGCAGCAATGTTGAACTTGAAGTTGGGAACTTGATTCGTATCATTCCCCCATg GAAGGAAGTTACAGTGGACCATGCTCACAACATTATCTTGTCAACCTATTTCTCCCAACTCTCTTGA
- the LOC111788952 gene encoding dephospho-CoA kinase, translating to MRIVGLTGGISSGKSTVSNLFKAHGIPIVDADLVARDVVEKGTGGWKKVVSAFGEDILLPNGDIDRQKLGRIVFADPGKRKLLNQLLAPYISFGIFWKIVKLWMKGYKVIVLDIPLLFEAKMDRWTKPTIVVWVDPETQLRRLIARDGQSEDDAQNRINAQMALDLKRDKADVVIDNTGSLDDLNERFQEVLTEVTKPLSWIEFLFSRQGALSTLVIVTIGAITCRKLYNNGV from the exons ATGAGAATAGTAGGCTTGACAGGTGGGATTTCGTCGGGGAAGAGCACTGTGTCCAACCTCTTCAAGGCCCATGGCATACCTATAGTCGATGCTGACCTTGTAGCTCGT GATGTGGTGGAGAAAGGAACTGGTGGCTGGAAAAAGGTTGTTTCTGCTTTTGGAGAGGACATTTTGCTACCTAATGGTGACATTGATAGGCAAAAACTGGGCCGAATCGTATTTGCTGATCCTGGAAAACGGAAACTTTTAAATCA ATTATTGGCTCCTTACATATCCTTTGGAATCTTTTGGAAGATTGTAAAGCTGTGGATGAAAGGTTACAAGGTTATAGTCCTTGATATCCCTTTGTTATTTGAAGCCAAGATGGATAGATGGACAAAGCCAACAATTGTCGTGTGGGTGGATCCTGAAACACAGCTTCGACGACTCATTGCAAGAGATGGACAGAGCGAAGATGATGCTCAAAACAGAATAAATGCTCAAATGGCATTGGATCTTAAAAGGGATAAGGCAGACGTTGTGATTGACAACACTGGATCCCTCGATGACTTGAATGAACGATTTCAGGAGGTGCTAACTGAGGTGACAAAACCCTTGTCTTGGATTGAATTCTTGTTTTCCAGACAGGGAGCATTGTCGACCCTAGTTATCGTCACTATCGGTGCTATCACGTGCAGAAAGTTGTACAACAATGGAGTTTAG
- the LOC111788555 gene encoding bifunctional protein FolD 2, with translation MASESEHKATIIDGKQIAQTVRSEIAEEVKKLSEKYGKVPGLAVVIVGSRKDSQSYVNMKRKACAEVGIKSFDYDLPEQVSEAELISKIHELNANPEVHGILVQLPLPKHINEEKVLSEINIEKDVDGFHPLNIGKLAMKGRDPLFLPCTPKGCLELLSRSGISIRGKKAVVMGRSNIVGLPVSLLLLKADATVTIVHSRSVNPESVIREADIVIAAAGQAQMIKGSWIKPGAAVIDVGTNAVDDPTRKSGYRLVGDVDFQEACKVAGWVTPVPGGVGPMTVAMLLRNTLDGAKRVIEQ, from the exons ATGGCGTCCGAATCCGAGCACAAAGCTACAATAATCGACGGCAAACAAATTGCTCAGACTGTTAGATCTGAAATAGCGGAGGAAGTGAAAAAACTCTCTGAGAAATACGGAAAG GTTCCGGGGTTGGCGGTTGTGATTGTGGGGAGTAGAAAGGATTCGCAGAGTTATGTGAACATGAAGAGAAAGGCTTGCGCGGAAGTTGGAATCAAGTCCTTTGATTATGATCTTCCCGAGCAAGTGTCTGAGGCCGAATTGATCAGCAAGATCCATGAGTTGAATGCGAATCCTGAAGTGCATG GGATATTGGTTCAACTTCCTTTGCCAAAGCACATAAATGAGGAAAAAGTTTTATCTGAAATCAACATTGAGAAGGATGTAGATGGGTTTCATCCTCTGAACATTGGGAAACTTGCAATGAAAGGCAGAGATCCCTTATTCCTACCTTGCACTCCAAAG GGGTGTCTTGAGCTACTGTCACGAAGTGGAATAAGCATTAGGGGAAAGAAGGCAGTTGTTATGGGGCGAAGCAACATCGTTGGATTACCAGTTTCATTGCTGCTCCTTAAAGCAGATGCAACTGTGACGATTGTCCATTCCCGTTCTGTCAATCCAGAAAGTGTTATCCGCGAAGCTGACATTGTTATTGCTGCTGCAGGACAGGCACAAATG ATCAAGGGCAGTTGGATAAAACCAGGGGCTGCAGTGATTGATGTTGGTACAAACGCAGTTGATGATCCCACCCGAAAGTCGGGCTACCGGCTGGTTGGGGATGTAGATTTCCAGGAAGCTTGTAAAGTGGCTGGTTGGGTAACTCCTGTTCCCGGTGGTGTGGGTCCTATGACTGTTGCCATGCTGCTTAGGAACACTTTAGATGGAGCTAAGCGTGTGATCGAGCAGTGA
- the LOC111788554 gene encoding vinorine synthase-like: MVELEIVCKETIKPSSSTPSELRNYPLCLLDQHAPCVSIMLLYFYDGGNTVDSGGLKDGLSKALTVYYPFAGRLQKGGNFIDCNDMGAMYLEGKLRCPMSEFMNKLQRDEVLKLVRLEHDTNGKDTDPRFNPLLCVQLFHFECGGAMVSVVFSHKVADLASLTQFVNDWASIARSSGGGMLPEVSPLFNAASFFRPELDAGSYPSEVGGKKVCLKRLVFESSKIEALKAMVSEKVENPSRVQVLTAFIYKAALSAKVSVKGHWPTTSTLLQVVNIRGRMEPRLEEKLIGNIVSFFIASSTKEEEGREMEVWKIVGDMKRSLEDFCREFPKKCSAEEWNGLYKLHAKEKMDRLISGGWDHAVYCCSSWCKFPLYDADFGWGKPMWITVPDFDSKNLIMLMDARDGKGVEAIVRLEEEEMAVFEQNQELLSFCDLRT; the protein is encoded by the exons ATGGTTGAGCTTGAAATTGTGTGCAAAGAAACCATCAAGCCCTCGTCTTCAACCCCATCGGAGCTTAGAAATTACCCCCTCTGCTTGCTTGATCAACATGCCCCTTGCGTGTCTATAATGCTTCTCTATTTCTACGACGGCGGCAACACCGTCGACTCCGGCGGCCTGAAGGACGGCCTCTCAAAGGCCTTGACTGTCTACTACCCTTTTGCCGGCCGCCTCCAAAAGGGTGGCAACTTCATCGACTGCAACGACATGGGCGCCATGTACTTAGAAGGAAAGCTCCGGTGCCCCATGTCGGAATTTATGAACAAGCTGCAACGCGACGAGGTTTTGAAATTGGTTCGTTTAGAACATGACACGAATGGAAAGGACACAGACCCAAGATTCAATCCTTTGTTGTGTGTTCAGTTGTTCCATTTTGAATGTGGAGGAGCAATGGTGTCTGTGGTTTTCTCTCATAAAGTGGCGGATTTGGCGTCATTGACTCAGTTTGTGAATGATTGGGCTTCTATTGCTCGTAGCTCCGGCGGTGGTATGCTGCCGGAAGTCAGTCCTCTGTTCAATGCGGCTAGTTTTTTCCGGCCAGAATTGGACGCCGGCAGTTACCCATCTGAGGTTGGAGGTAAAAAGGTTTGTTTGAAGAGATTGGTGTTTGAGAGCTCGAAGATTGAAGCTCTTAAAGCTATGGTTTCTGAGAAAGTGGAAAATCCAAGTCGTGTTCAGGTGCTCACTGCCTTCATCTACAAAGCTGCTCTTTCTGCTAAAGTTTCAGTCAAAG GCCATTGGCCAACGACGTCGACTCTACTGCAGGTGGTGAACATCCGAGGGCGAATGGAGCCACGATTGGAAGAGAAATTAATAGGGAACATAGTCTCATTCTTCAttgcatcatcaaccaaagaGGAGGAGGGGAGGGAAATGGAAGTATGGAAGATAGTGGGAGACATGAAGAGAAGCCTTGAAGACTTCTGCAGGGAGTTCCCAAAGAAGTGCAGCGCGGAAGAATGGAATGGGCTTTACAAATTGCATGCCAAAGAGAAAATGGATAGGCTGATAAGTGGTGGATGGGATCATGCTGTGTACTGTTGCAGTAGCTGGTGCAAATTTCCACTATATGATGCAGATTTTGGATGGGGGAAGCCTATGTGGATTACTGTTCCAGATTTTGACTCCAAAAATCTGATTATGTTGATGGATGCAAGAGATGGGAAGGGAGTTGAAGCCATTGTGAGattggaggaggaggaaatgGCTGTGTTTGAGCAAAATCAAGAGCTTCTCTCCTTTTGTGACCTAAGAACTTAG